A genomic window from Streptomyces sp. NBC_01429 includes:
- a CDS encoding LLM class flavin-dependent oxidoreductase: MRLSTVILPVRRWNEGGRDEWLRAERLGFHTAYTYDHLSWRTFRDGPWFGAVPTLTAAAAATERVRLGTLVTSPNFRHPVTLAKDLLSLDDVSNGRITLGIGAGGTGFDATALGQEAWTPRERADRFAEFVPLLDRLLTEDSVSYEGTFYSASEARGIPGCVQRPRLPFAVAATGPRGLRLAAAHGQAWVTTGDPKLFETGTPEESAAAIRGQIERLGKACAEIGREVSEVERILLTGFTPERGGPMESLDAFVDFAGRHFALGITEIAVHAPIPDSDFAADERVFERIATEALGQLRP, encoded by the coding sequence ATGCGTCTGAGTACCGTGATCCTTCCTGTCCGCCGGTGGAACGAGGGGGGCCGCGACGAGTGGCTCCGCGCCGAGCGGCTCGGCTTCCACACCGCGTACACCTATGACCACCTGTCGTGGCGGACCTTCCGCGACGGCCCCTGGTTCGGGGCGGTGCCCACGCTCACGGCCGCTGCCGCCGCCACGGAGCGGGTGCGGCTGGGGACGCTCGTCACCTCGCCGAACTTCCGGCACCCGGTGACGCTCGCCAAGGATCTGCTCTCGCTGGACGACGTCTCGAACGGCCGGATCACGCTGGGCATCGGCGCGGGCGGTACGGGGTTCGACGCCACGGCGCTGGGGCAGGAGGCGTGGACGCCCAGGGAGCGGGCCGACCGGTTCGCCGAGTTCGTACCGCTGCTGGACCGGCTGCTGACCGAGGACTCCGTGTCGTACGAGGGGACGTTCTACTCGGCCTCGGAGGCGCGTGGCATTCCGGGGTGTGTGCAGCGGCCCCGGCTGCCCTTCGCGGTGGCGGCCACCGGCCCGCGCGGGCTGAGGCTCGCCGCGGCGCACGGTCAGGCGTGGGTGACGACCGGCGATCCGAAGCTGTTCGAGACGGGTACGCCCGAGGAGTCGGCGGCGGCGATTCGCGGGCAGATCGAACGGCTCGGCAAGGCGTGCGCGGAGATCGGGCGTGAGGTGTCTGAGGTGGAGAGGATCCTGCTGACCGGATTCACCCCGGAGCGGGGCGGCCCGATGGAGTCGCTCGACGCGTTCGTGGACTTCGCGGGCCGCCACTTCGCGCTGGGGATCACTGAGATCGCGGTGCACGCCCCGATCCCGGATTCGGACTTCGCGGCCGACGAACGGGTCTTCGAGCGGATCGCCACGGAGGCGCTGGGACAGCTGCGCCCGTAG
- a CDS encoding SDR family oxidoreductase, with protein sequence MSDGDRTAPEPGRAGRAGRGAGLEGARQRRIPTGGVELCVAELGDAARPTVVLVHGYPDSKEVWSEVAVRLAERFHVVLYDVRGHGGSTAPRPLRGGFTLEKLTDDFLAVVDTVSPDRPVHLVGHDWGSVQSWEFVTVARTAGRIASFTSISGPSLDHLGHWIKQRAARPTPRRVGQLLGQGARSWYIYLLHTPALPELAWRGPLGRRWPRIVGRAEKLPPGAYPTASLPRDAAHGAWLYRDNVRPRLRDPRTDAYAHAPVQLITPTGDAFLSERIYDDLEQWAPGLIRRSLAAKHWVPRTRPDQVARWVDDFVTGQESGDRPAGVTAPTGPYAERFGGRLVLVTGAASGIGRATALAFAEAGARVVVVDLDEEGARETAELARRTGAADAWAEQVDVGDRDAMEKLAEKVTAEYGVVDVLVNNAGIGLFGPFLDTSAEDWKKVLDVNLWGVIHGCLLFGRRMAERGQGGHIVNTASAAAFQPSRVLPAYATSKAAVLMLSECLRAELAGQGIGVSTICPGIVNTGITSTARFLGVPAEEQERLRKKTARLYGLRGYPPEKVAAAVLRAVVRNQAVVPVTSEARGARILSRLAPGMLRAIARVEPPL encoded by the coding sequence ATGAGCGACGGAGACCGTACGGCCCCTGAGCCGGGGCGGGCCGGGAGGGCCGGGCGGGGCGCCGGGCTGGAGGGGGCTCGGCAGCGCCGGATCCCGACGGGCGGGGTGGAGTTGTGTGTCGCGGAGCTGGGCGACGCGGCGCGGCCGACCGTGGTGCTCGTGCACGGTTATCCGGACAGCAAGGAGGTCTGGTCGGAGGTCGCGGTCCGGCTCGCGGAGCGGTTCCATGTGGTGCTGTACGACGTGCGGGGACACGGCGGTTCGACGGCGCCGCGTCCGCTGCGCGGCGGTTTCACGCTGGAGAAGTTGACGGACGACTTCCTGGCGGTCGTCGACACGGTGAGCCCGGACCGTCCGGTCCATCTGGTGGGGCACGACTGGGGGTCGGTGCAGTCCTGGGAGTTCGTCACCGTGGCCAGGACAGCGGGCCGGATCGCCTCGTTCACCTCGATCTCAGGGCCGTCCCTGGACCATCTCGGGCACTGGATCAAGCAGCGGGCTGCCCGGCCCACCCCGCGCCGGGTCGGTCAGCTCCTGGGGCAGGGCGCCAGGTCCTGGTACATCTATCTGCTGCACACGCCCGCGCTGCCCGAGCTGGCCTGGCGCGGCCCACTCGGCAGGCGGTGGCCGCGCATCGTCGGCCGGGCCGAGAAGCTCCCCCCAGGGGCGTATCCGACCGCCTCCCTGCCGCGCGACGCGGCTCACGGGGCCTGGCTCTACCGGGACAACGTCCGGCCCAGGCTGCGCGATCCGCGTACCGACGCCTACGCGCACGCGCCCGTCCAGCTGATCACTCCGACCGGCGACGCCTTTCTGTCGGAGCGGATCTACGACGATCTGGAGCAGTGGGCTCCGGGGCTGATACGGCGCTCGCTGGCTGCCAAGCACTGGGTGCCGCGCACCCGGCCCGACCAAGTGGCCCGCTGGGTCGATGACTTCGTCACCGGTCAGGAGTCCGGCGACCGGCCGGCCGGGGTCACCGCGCCGACCGGTCCGTACGCCGAGCGCTTCGGCGGCCGTCTCGTCCTCGTCACCGGCGCGGCGAGCGGTATCGGCCGGGCCACCGCACTCGCGTTCGCCGAGGCGGGCGCGCGGGTCGTGGTGGTCGACCTGGACGAGGAAGGGGCCCGGGAGACGGCAGAGTTGGCGCGGCGGACCGGCGCGGCCGACGCCTGGGCGGAACAGGTCGACGTCGGCGACAGGGACGCGATGGAGAAGCTCGCCGAGAAGGTCACGGCGGAGTACGGCGTCGTCGATGTCCTGGTGAACAACGCGGGGATCGGCCTGTTCGGGCCCTTCCTCGACACCAGCGCCGAGGACTGGAAGAAGGTCCTGGACGTCAATCTGTGGGGCGTCATCCATGGTTGCCTCCTCTTCGGCCGGCGGATGGCCGAGCGGGGCCAGGGCGGGCATATCGTCAACACGGCCTCAGCGGCGGCGTTTCAGCCATCAAGGGTGCTGCCCGCGTACGCCACGTCCAAGGCGGCGGTCCTGATGCTCAGCGAGTGCCTGCGGGCCGAACTGGCCGGTCAGGGCATCGGGGTGTCCACGATCTGTCCCGGCATCGTCAACACCGGCATCACCTCCACCGCGCGTTTCCTCGGCGTCCCGGCCGAGGAGCAGGAGCGGCTCAGAAAGAAGACGGCCAGGCTGTACGGTCTGCGCGGCTATCCGCCGGAGAAGGTCGCCGCCGCCGTACTGCGCGCGGTCGTGCGCAACCAGGCTGTCGTACCGGTCACTTCAGAGGCCCGCGGCGCCCGGATCCTGTCCCGGCTCGCGCCCGGAATGCTGCGCGCCATCGCCCGGGTGGAGCCGCCTCTGTGA
- a CDS encoding alpha/beta hydrolase gives MSVTDAGQFVDRFYEEWGERTARALAALEASGTLGTVREDYDAFLSENFPAPAGVSFATVDVAGLAAEWATPQDRAPGRVLLYLHGGAYLVGGPGGYHGLVGAFARDLRARALVPDYRLAPEAPFPAAIQDGVAAYRWLLDQGVDAGDIVVAGDSAGGAMAVSVLVAARDEGLPMPAASIAFSPWANLEHTGASMTTRNGIDPSANREGLHRAATAFLAGTDPSHPLASPVFADTRGLPPVLIQIGEREVMLSDAIRLAARLADTAVATRLDVAPGMAHVWHLFAGRHPAADKALADAVAFAKEHLR, from the coding sequence ATGTCCGTCACAGACGCAGGTCAGTTCGTGGACCGGTTCTACGAGGAATGGGGCGAGCGCACCGCCCGTGCTCTCGCCGCACTGGAGGCCTCCGGCACCCTGGGCACGGTCCGGGAGGACTACGACGCGTTCCTGAGCGAGAACTTCCCCGCCCCGGCGGGCGTGAGTTTCGCGACCGTGGACGTGGCGGGCCTGGCCGCCGAATGGGCCACCCCGCAGGACCGGGCGCCGGGACGGGTTCTGCTGTACCTGCACGGCGGCGCCTACCTCGTGGGCGGTCCCGGGGGCTACCACGGCTTGGTCGGCGCCTTCGCCCGGGACCTGCGGGCGCGGGCCCTGGTCCCTGATTACCGCCTCGCGCCCGAGGCGCCGTTCCCCGCCGCGATACAGGACGGGGTGGCCGCCTACCGGTGGCTGCTGGACCAGGGGGTGGACGCCGGGGACATCGTCGTGGCGGGTGACTCGGCCGGCGGCGCGATGGCGGTCAGTGTTCTGGTCGCCGCGCGTGATGAAGGACTGCCGATGCCGGCCGCGTCGATCGCGTTCTCCCCCTGGGCCAATCTCGAACACACCGGTGCTTCGATGACCACGCGCAACGGCATCGACCCCTCCGCGAACCGGGAAGGGCTCCATCGGGCCGCCACCGCCTTCCTCGCGGGGACCGACCCCAGCCACCCGTTGGCCTCTCCGGTCTTCGCCGACACCCGCGGGCTGCCGCCCGTGCTCATCCAGATCGGGGAACGCGAGGTCATGCTCAGTGACGCGATCCGCCTCGCGGCCCGGCTCGCGGACACCGCGGTCGCCACCCGCCTCGACGTCGCCCCCGGTATGGCCCATGTCTGGCACCTCTTCGCCGGCCGCCACCCGGCCGCCGACAAGGCGCTTGCCGATGCCGTCGCCTTCGCCAAGGAACACCTGCGCTGA
- a CDS encoding MerR family transcriptional regulator — protein sequence MRIGELSRRTGVTRRLLRYYEEQELIHPERLANGYRDYPDRAVEDVLRIRDLLRSGLPTRVIRDVLPCPHGPGDTLTNPDLLRALVAELGAMESRIACLAMNRDAIRGYLRQQGVQV from the coding sequence ATGAGGATCGGCGAATTGTCCCGGCGCACGGGAGTCACGCGCCGATTGCTGCGGTACTACGAGGAACAGGAGCTGATCCATCCCGAGCGCCTGGCCAACGGCTACCGCGACTATCCGGACCGGGCTGTCGAGGACGTGCTGCGTATCCGTGACCTGCTCCGTTCCGGTCTGCCGACCCGGGTCATCCGTGACGTCCTGCCGTGTCCGCACGGTCCCGGCGACACCCTCACCAACCCCGATCTGCTGCGGGCCCTGGTAGCCGAGCTGGGTGCGATGGAGAGCCGGATCGCCTGCCTGGCCATGAACCGCGACGCCATCCGCGGATACCTGCGCCAGCAGGGCGTCCAGGTCTGA
- a CDS encoding ABC transporter ATP-binding protein, whose translation MIATESLSKRFPRVTALDRLSLDIGPGVTGLVGANGAGKSTMIKILLGLSPATEGRAEVLGLDVATSGGAIRERVGYMPEHDCLPPDVSATEFVVHMARMSGLPATAARERTADTLRHVGLYEERYRPIGGYSTGMKQRVKLAQALVHDPQLVLLDEPTNGLDPVGRDEMLGLIRRVYTDFGISVLVTSHLLGELERTCDHVVVIDGGTLLRSSSTSDFTQTTTTLAVEVTDTDTHPDGTGALREALSAAGVTIHPGSEDGLPGAGHILLIEAKGEETYDTVRDTVAGLGLGLVRMEQRRHHIAEVFRPRQAEADGPGGDGASTPSANENAADYALQKGGARDEH comes from the coding sequence GTGATCGCGACCGAAAGCCTGAGTAAGCGGTTCCCCCGGGTAACCGCGCTTGACCGGCTCTCCTTGGACATCGGCCCCGGTGTGACCGGGCTGGTGGGGGCCAACGGAGCCGGCAAGTCCACCATGATCAAGATCCTGCTGGGTCTGTCCCCCGCCACGGAAGGCCGGGCCGAGGTGCTCGGGCTCGACGTCGCCACGAGCGGCGGCGCCATCCGTGAGCGGGTCGGATACATGCCCGAGCACGACTGTCTGCCGCCCGACGTCTCGGCCACCGAGTTCGTCGTACATATGGCGCGCATGTCCGGACTTCCCGCGACGGCCGCCCGCGAGCGGACCGCCGACACCCTCCGCCACGTCGGCCTCTACGAGGAGCGGTACCGCCCCATCGGGGGCTACTCCACCGGCATGAAGCAGCGCGTCAAGCTCGCGCAGGCGCTGGTCCACGACCCGCAGCTGGTGCTGCTGGACGAGCCGACCAACGGCCTCGACCCGGTCGGCCGCGACGAGATGCTCGGCCTCATCCGCCGCGTCTACACCGACTTCGGCATCTCCGTCCTGGTCACCTCGCACCTTCTGGGCGAGCTGGAGCGCACCTGCGACCACGTGGTCGTCATCGACGGCGGAACGCTGCTGCGCTCCAGCTCCACCAGCGACTTCACCCAGACCACCACGACCCTCGCCGTCGAGGTCACCGACACCGACACGCACCCCGACGGTACGGGGGCGCTGCGCGAGGCCCTGTCGGCGGCCGGTGTCACGATCCACCCGGGCTCGGAGGACGGGCTGCCGGGCGCGGGCCACATCCTCCTGATCGAGGCCAAGGGCGAGGAGACATACGACACCGTCCGCGACACCGTCGCCGGGCTCGGCCTGGGTCTCGTACGGATGGAGCAGCGCCGCCACCACATCGCGGAGGTCTTCCGCCCGCGCCAGGCGGAGGCGGACGGGCCCGGTGGAGACGGAGCGAGCACTCCCTCCGCCAACGAGAACGCGGCCGACTACGCACTCCAGAAGGGAGGCGCCCGCGATGAGCACTGA
- a CDS encoding ABC transporter permease yields MSTEIRPTGTGADTTRIHNIGYRNYDGARLGRAYARRSLYVQSLRGAYGLGRSAKSKVLPMILLAVMCLPAAIIVAVAVATDLKKLPLDYTRYAIFTQAIIGLYLASQAPQSVSRDLRFKTVPLYFSRPIERVDYVLAKYGAMASALFVLTGVPVLILYVGSLLAKMDFVEQTKGFGQGLVSIAVLSLLFGGLGLVMAALTPRRGFGVAAVIATLTISYGAVSILQAIASSAGEGSAVKWIGLFSPITLIDGLQTAFLGASSSFPASAGPSAGVGVVYLLVVLGLIFGSYAVLMSRYRKVGL; encoded by the coding sequence ATGAGCACTGAGATCCGGCCGACCGGCACCGGGGCCGACACCACCCGTATCCACAACATCGGGTACCGCAACTACGACGGCGCGCGCCTCGGCCGCGCCTATGCCCGCCGTTCCCTGTACGTGCAGTCCCTGCGCGGCGCGTACGGACTGGGCCGCTCGGCCAAGTCCAAGGTTCTTCCGATGATCCTCCTGGCGGTGATGTGTCTGCCCGCGGCGATCATCGTCGCGGTCGCCGTCGCGACCGACCTGAAGAAGCTGCCGCTCGACTACACGCGCTACGCGATCTTCACCCAGGCGATCATCGGCCTCTACCTGGCCTCGCAGGCACCGCAGTCCGTCTCCCGCGACCTGCGCTTCAAGACCGTCCCGCTCTACTTCTCGCGCCCGATCGAGCGCGTCGACTACGTCCTCGCGAAGTACGGAGCGATGGCTTCCGCCCTCTTCGTACTGACCGGGGTGCCGGTGCTGATCCTCTATGTGGGCTCGCTGCTGGCCAAGATGGACTTCGTCGAGCAGACCAAGGGATTCGGCCAGGGACTGGTCTCGATCGCGGTGCTCTCCCTGCTGTTCGGCGGGCTCGGCCTGGTGATGGCCGCGCTCACCCCGCGCCGGGGCTTCGGTGTCGCCGCCGTGATCGCGACGCTGACCATCTCCTACGGAGCCGTCTCCATCCTCCAGGCGATCGCCTCGTCCGCGGGGGAGGGATCCGCCGTCAAGTGGATCGGCCTCTTTTCACCTATCACGCTCATCGACGGCCTCCAGACCGCGTTTCTCGGTGCCTCGTCGTCCTTCCCGGCGAGCGCGGGCCCCTCGGCCGGGGTGGGCGTGGTCTATCTGCTCGTCGTACTCGGGCTCATCTTCGGCTCGTACGCCGTTCTCATGAGCCGTTACCGGAAGGTCGGGCTGTGA
- a CDS encoding ABC transporter ATP-binding protein, which produces MTTINIEHTSRWFGNVVAVNDVTMTIGPGVTGLLGPNGAGKSTLINMMAGFLAPSTGTVTLDGEPIWRNESAYRQLGIVPEREGMYDFLTGLEFVVANAELHGLGPKAARAALATVEMEYAQDRRIGTYSKGMRQRVKMASALVHDPSVLLLDEPFNGMDPRQRMQLMDLLRRMGATGRTVLFSSHILEEVEQLASHIEVIVAGRHAASGDFRKIRRLMTDRPHRYLVRSSDDRALAAALIADPSTAGIDVDVAEGALRIQAVDFGRFTELLPKVAREHSIRLLTVSPSDESLESVFSYLVAA; this is translated from the coding sequence GTGACCACCATCAATATCGAGCACACCTCGCGCTGGTTCGGCAACGTGGTCGCCGTCAACGACGTGACCATGACCATCGGCCCCGGTGTGACCGGCCTGCTCGGCCCCAACGGCGCGGGCAAGTCCACCCTCATCAACATGATGGCGGGCTTCCTCGCCCCCTCCACGGGCACCGTCACCCTCGACGGTGAGCCGATCTGGCGCAACGAGTCCGCCTACCGGCAGCTCGGCATCGTGCCGGAGCGGGAGGGGATGTACGACTTCCTCACCGGCCTCGAATTCGTCGTGGCAAACGCCGAACTGCACGGACTGGGCCCGAAGGCGGCCCGTGCCGCGCTCGCCACGGTCGAGATGGAGTACGCGCAGGACCGCAGGATCGGGACGTACAGCAAGGGCATGCGCCAGCGCGTGAAGATGGCGTCCGCGCTGGTCCACGACCCGTCGGTGCTGCTGCTCGACGAGCCGTTCAACGGCATGGACCCGCGCCAGCGCATGCAGCTCATGGACCTGCTGCGGCGTATGGGCGCCACGGGCCGCACCGTGCTCTTCTCCTCCCACATCCTGGAGGAGGTCGAGCAACTCGCCTCGCACATCGAGGTGATCGTGGCGGGGCGGCACGCCGCCTCCGGCGACTTCCGCAAGATCCGTCGCCTGATGACCGACCGGCCGCACCGCTACCTCGTACGCTCCAGCGACGACCGCGCGCTCGCCGCCGCCCTGATCGCCGACCCGTCGACGGCCGGCATCGACGTCGATGTGGCCGAAGGCGCCCTGCGCATCCAGGCCGTCGACTTCGGGCGCTTCACCGAGCTGCTCCCGAAGGTCGCCCGTGAACACTCCATCCGGCTGCTCACGGTCTCGCCCTCCGACGAGTCCCTCGAGTCGGTCTTCTCCTATCTCGTAGCGGCCTGA
- a CDS encoding ABC transporter permease, which yields MYNPTVARLTYRALLGRRRAAILLILPALLILMSVAVRAFNGVDDQIAADVLGGFALATMVPLIGVIAGTGAIGPEIDDGSIVYLLSKPVKRSSIIFTKLIVAIAVTMAFSAIPTFIAGWILNGNGQQIAIAYTVAALVASIAYSALFLLLGTVSRHAVVIGLVYALVWETLFGSLVSGARTLSVQQWALALAQKIGGDGIITSDVTLPLAVILLVGVSVAATWYAGQKLRTLTLAGEE from the coding sequence ATGTACAACCCCACAGTCGCCCGGCTCACCTACCGGGCCCTGCTCGGCAGGCGCCGGGCCGCGATCCTCCTCATCCTGCCCGCGCTGCTCATCCTGATGTCGGTGGCCGTCCGCGCCTTCAACGGCGTGGACGACCAGATCGCCGCCGATGTGCTGGGCGGCTTCGCGCTCGCCACGATGGTGCCGCTGATCGGCGTGATCGCGGGTACGGGCGCGATCGGCCCCGAGATCGACGACGGCTCGATCGTCTATCTGCTCTCCAAGCCGGTGAAGCGTTCGTCGATCATCTTCACCAAGCTGATCGTGGCGATCGCCGTGACCATGGCGTTCTCCGCCATCCCCACCTTCATCGCCGGGTGGATCCTCAACGGCAACGGGCAGCAGATCGCCATCGCGTACACCGTGGCCGCCCTCGTCGCCTCCATCGCGTACAGCGCGCTGTTCCTGCTGCTCGGTACGGTCAGCCGCCACGCCGTGGTCATCGGGCTGGTCTACGCGCTGGTCTGGGAGACGCTCTTCGGCAGCCTGGTGTCCGGCGCGCGGACGCTCAGCGTCCAGCAGTGGGCCCTGGCGCTCGCCCAGAAGATCGGTGGTGACGGCATCATCACCTCGGACGTGACGCTGCCGCTCGCGGTGATTCTGCTGGTCGGGGTGTCCGTGGCCGCGACGTGGTACGCGGGGCAGAAGCTCCGGACGCTGACGCTCGCGGGCGAGGAGTGA
- a CDS encoding HAD family hydrolase, with translation MSTDPAPAVAAPTSSFPYKLVATDLDGTLLRGDGTVSERTRKALASVTAAGAAHIIVTGRAVPWTRNILDDLGYEGLAVCGQGAQVYHAGEHKLLTSLTLDRQLAKLALSRIEERIGAPTLAVSRDGLDGEVLVGPGYRVHEGPLPALFVDDLAQLWAAPLNKVYIQHPELGDDALAEEARAAVGGLVDVVMAGPGVVEILPLGLTKATGLSLAARRLGVKAADTIAFGDMPNDIPMFGWAGYGVAMANAHEELKAVADEVTASNGDDGIAVVLEKLLLG, from the coding sequence GTGAGCACGGACCCCGCGCCCGCAGTGGCCGCGCCGACGTCGTCGTTCCCGTACAAGCTCGTCGCGACCGATCTCGACGGCACGCTGCTGCGCGGCGACGGCACGGTCTCCGAGCGCACCCGGAAGGCGCTCGCCTCGGTGACGGCGGCGGGTGCCGCGCACATCATCGTCACGGGACGTGCCGTGCCCTGGACCAGGAACATCCTGGACGACCTGGGTTACGAGGGTCTGGCGGTGTGCGGTCAGGGCGCGCAGGTTTATCACGCCGGTGAGCACAAACTGCTGACGTCGCTGACGCTGGACAGGCAGCTGGCCAAGCTGGCGCTCTCCCGGATCGAAGAGCGGATCGGCGCGCCGACGCTGGCCGTGAGCCGGGACGGGCTGGACGGTGAAGTGCTGGTCGGCCCCGGCTACCGGGTGCACGAGGGCCCGCTGCCCGCCCTGTTCGTGGACGACCTGGCGCAGCTGTGGGCGGCGCCGCTCAACAAGGTGTACATCCAGCATCCGGAGCTGGGCGACGACGCGCTGGCCGAGGAGGCGCGGGCGGCCGTCGGCGGGCTGGTGGACGTGGTCATGGCGGGCCCGGGCGTCGTGGAGATCCTGCCGCTGGGCCTGACCAAGGCCACCGGGCTCTCCCTCGCCGCACGGAGGCTCGGCGTGAAGGCGGCGGACACGATCGCGTTCGGGGACATGCCGAACGACATCCCCATGTTCGGCTGGGCGGGATACGGCGTGGCGATGGCCAACGCGCACGAGGAGCTGAAGGCCGTCGCTGACGAGGTCACCGCGTCGAACGGGGACGACGGCATCGCGGTCGTGCTGGAGAAGCTGCTGCTCGGTTAG
- the serS gene encoding serine--tRNA ligase, which produces MIDLRLLREDPDRVRASQRARGEDVALVDALLSADERRRSSGVRFDELRSEQKSLGKLIPKATADERAELLKKAEQLKADVKAADAEQHEADDEAKQLLLQLGNVVHPDVPVGGEEDFVVLETHGTVRDFAAEGFEPKDHLELGEALGAIDVERGAKVSGSRFYYLTGVGALLELALVNASIAQATEAGFIPMLTPALVRPRAMEGTGFLGQAAENVYHLEKDDYYLVGTSEVPLAAYHMDEIIEADKLPLRYAGFSPCFRREAGTYGKDTRGIFRVHQFDKVEMFSYVDPAEAQSEHQRLLDWEKQWLTSLGLPFQVIDVASGDLGSSASRKFDCEAWIPTQGKYRELTSASNCDGFQARRLSVRMRDGKQVKPLSTLNGTLCAVPRTIVAILENHQLADGSVRVPEVLRPYLGGREVLEPIAK; this is translated from the coding sequence GTGATTGACCTTCGCCTGCTCCGTGAGGACCCCGACCGTGTTCGCGCCTCCCAGCGCGCCCGTGGAGAGGACGTCGCCCTCGTCGACGCCCTGCTCTCCGCCGATGAGCGGCGCAGGTCGTCCGGCGTCCGTTTCGACGAGCTGCGCTCCGAGCAGAAGTCGCTGGGCAAGCTGATCCCCAAGGCCACCGCCGACGAGCGGGCCGAGCTGCTCAAGAAGGCCGAGCAGCTGAAGGCCGACGTGAAGGCGGCCGACGCCGAGCAGCACGAGGCGGACGACGAGGCCAAGCAGCTCCTCCTCCAGCTGGGGAACGTCGTCCATCCGGACGTGCCGGTCGGCGGCGAGGAGGACTTCGTCGTCCTGGAGACGCACGGCACGGTCCGCGACTTCGCGGCCGAGGGCTTCGAGCCCAAGGACCACCTGGAGCTGGGCGAGGCACTGGGCGCCATCGACGTCGAGCGCGGCGCCAAGGTCTCCGGCTCGCGCTTCTACTACCTGACGGGTGTCGGCGCCCTTCTCGAACTGGCCCTGGTCAACGCGTCGATCGCGCAGGCCACCGAGGCCGGTTTCATCCCGATGCTCACCCCCGCGCTGGTACGCCCGCGCGCCATGGAGGGCACCGGCTTCCTCGGCCAGGCCGCGGAGAACGTGTATCACCTGGAGAAGGACGACTACTACCTGGTCGGTACGTCGGAGGTCCCCCTCGCCGCGTACCACATGGACGAGATCATCGAGGCCGACAAGCTCCCCCTGCGGTACGCGGGCTTCTCGCCGTGCTTCCGCCGCGAGGCCGGTACGTACGGCAAGGACACCCGGGGCATCTTCCGGGTCCACCAGTTCGACAAGGTCGAGATGTTCTCGTACGTCGACCCGGCGGAGGCCCAGTCCGAGCATCAGCGGCTGCTGGACTGGGAGAAGCAGTGGCTGACCTCCCTCGGCCTGCCCTTCCAGGTGATCGACGTGGCCTCGGGCGACCTGGGTTCGTCGGCCTCGCGCAAGTTCGACTGCGAGGCGTGGATCCCGACGCAGGGCAAGTACCGCGAGCTGACCTCGGCGTCGAACTGCGACGGCTTCCAGGCCCGCAGGCTCTCGGTCCGTATGCGTGACGGCAAGCAGGTCAAGCCGCTGTCGACGCTGAACGGCACCCTCTGCGCCGTACCGCGCACGATCGTGGCGATCCTGGAGAACCACCAGCTGGCGGACGGTTCGGTACGGGTGCCCGAGGTGCTGCGTCCGTATCTGGGCGGCCGTGAGGTCCTGGAGCCGATCGCCAAGTGA